The Aureitalea marina genome includes a window with the following:
- a CDS encoding endonuclease MutS2: MRKLDPKSLQDLEFDQVLHQISQRCITDIGKAQIIDHLPFTALESVLLQLKQVREFQASINSDSPIPNHGFESIQKEIELLGIENSTLQLPSFRRIQAVGLTTGELIKYFKKNREFFVALWDYSEEVTYTSLITDEIGRVIDRYGFIRDDASDELKRIRRSLIQVKSRINSSFDQALNRYHQKDLLDEIRESVVDNRRVLAVKAMHRKKVAGIPLGTSKTGSIVYMQPRETQAYADELANLLYEESEEIKRILKELTEFIRPYEPLLTQYQAYLTHLDTLYGRARYAEAIGGIIPIAGKERRLKLIDAFHPLLYAANKLEGKKTWPQSIELHPENRIIVISGPNAGGKSITLKTIGLLQLMWQSGIPVPCDPLSEFCIFERVLTDIGDNQSIENHLSTYSYRLKRMNQFLKKCNSKTLLLIDEFGTGSDPELGGALAETFLEVFYEKEAYGVITTHYANLKLLASELPHATNANMQFDRRSLEPMFQLQLGEAGSSFTFEVAQKNGIPYSLINKAKKKIERGKVRFDRTIANLQKERSALRKTSASLKDVEEKAREESLQMEKTNKRIQNKLERYQELFDANQRLISLGKKFDQLAERYHNNKKKRELIDELVKLTMVENSKRKKVSPKRKKVQKQQQQQLKQEVDKKVEKIRQRKKKEKEATKAPPPPKPKVKLKVGDQVRMIDGRAVGTIETIERNKAAVNYGVFMTSVNLSELEKA; the protein is encoded by the coding sequence ATGAGGAAACTGGACCCAAAATCGCTGCAAGACCTCGAATTTGACCAGGTTCTTCATCAAATATCTCAGCGCTGCATTACCGATATCGGGAAGGCTCAGATCATAGATCATCTGCCTTTTACAGCATTAGAGTCCGTACTGCTGCAATTGAAGCAGGTACGGGAATTCCAGGCATCTATTAACTCTGACAGTCCGATTCCTAATCACGGTTTTGAAAGTATCCAAAAAGAGATCGAACTCTTGGGGATAGAGAACAGTACGCTGCAGCTTCCCTCCTTCCGCAGAATTCAGGCCGTTGGGCTAACAACCGGAGAACTGATCAAATACTTTAAGAAGAACAGGGAATTCTTTGTCGCTTTATGGGATTATTCCGAAGAAGTTACTTACACCTCCCTGATAACAGACGAAATAGGCCGGGTGATCGACCGTTATGGGTTCATCCGCGATGATGCCAGCGATGAGCTAAAGCGGATAAGAAGGTCCCTGATCCAGGTCAAATCCAGGATCAACTCTTCTTTTGACCAGGCGTTGAACCGATATCATCAGAAGGATCTGCTGGATGAGATACGGGAATCCGTGGTGGATAACAGGCGCGTATTGGCCGTCAAGGCCATGCATAGAAAGAAGGTGGCCGGTATTCCGCTAGGGACTTCCAAAACGGGGAGTATCGTCTATATGCAGCCTCGGGAAACCCAAGCCTATGCTGACGAACTGGCCAATCTGTTGTATGAGGAGTCAGAAGAGATCAAGCGTATACTGAAAGAACTGACGGAATTTATTCGACCCTATGAGCCATTGCTGACGCAATATCAGGCCTATTTAACCCATTTAGACACATTATATGGTCGTGCACGATATGCAGAAGCGATAGGCGGAATTATTCCCATAGCCGGTAAAGAGAGAAGATTAAAGCTGATCGATGCCTTCCATCCACTGTTGTATGCGGCAAATAAATTGGAAGGGAAAAAAACATGGCCACAATCCATCGAACTACATCCTGAGAACAGGATCATTGTTATATCCGGACCCAATGCAGGAGGTAAAAGTATTACCCTAAAAACCATAGGACTTTTGCAACTTATGTGGCAGAGTGGGATCCCGGTTCCCTGCGACCCCTTGAGTGAGTTCTGCATCTTTGAGCGTGTTCTCACTGACATAGGCGACAACCAATCGATTGAAAATCATCTGAGTACTTACAGTTATCGGCTTAAGCGGATGAATCAGTTTCTGAAAAAATGCAACAGTAAGACCCTGCTGCTGATCGATGAGTTTGGTACAGGATCGGATCCGGAACTAGGAGGAGCCCTAGCAGAAACCTTCCTGGAGGTTTTCTATGAAAAAGAGGCCTACGGAGTGATCACTACGCATTACGCCAATCTAAAACTGCTTGCCTCAGAATTGCCCCATGCGACCAACGCCAATATGCAATTTGATCGCCGCAGTCTGGAGCCTATGTTCCAGTTGCAGTTGGGAGAGGCAGGAAGTTCATTTACATTCGAAGTAGCTCAAAAGAACGGTATTCCCTATTCCCTGATCAACAAAGCAAAGAAGAAGATCGAGCGTGGCAAGGTTCGTTTTGACCGTACCATTGCAAATCTTCAAAAAGAGCGATCTGCCCTGCGTAAAACTTCAGCATCCCTTAAGGATGTGGAAGAAAAGGCCAGGGAGGAAAGCCTTCAAATGGAAAAGACCAACAAGAGGATACAAAACAAACTGGAACGCTATCAGGAATTGTTTGATGCTAACCAGCGCCTGATATCATTGGGAAAGAAGTTCGATCAGCTGGCAGAGCGCTACCACAACAACAAAAAGAAGCGGGAACTCATAGACGAATTGGTCAAATTGACCATGGTAGAGAACTCAAAACGAAAAAAGGTCTCCCCCAAGCGTAAAAAAGTCCAAAAGCAACAACAGCAGCAGCTCAAACAGGAAGTTGATAAAAAGGTCGAGAAGATCCGTCAACGCAAAAAGAAAGAGAAAGAGGCTACCAAAGCCCCTCCTCCTCCCAAGCCGAAGGTCAAATTGAAAGTAGGAGATCAGGTCAGAATGATCGATGGTCGTGCAGTGGGCACCATAGAGACCATAGAAAGGAATAAGGCCGCCGTTAATTACGGTGTCTTTATGACCTCTGTCAATCTTTCCGAGTTAGAGAAGGCCTGA
- the ung gene encoding uracil-DNA glycosylase, with translation MGVNIHPSWLAQMSDEFDKAYFRELTEFVRSEYQKYRCFPPGKEIFSAFDHTPFDQVKVVILGQDPYHGPGQAHGLCFSVREGVVPPPSLVNIYKEIKADLGKLHSDNGDLTNWADQGVLLLNATLTVRAHQAGSHQNRGWEQFTDRVISELSAKREGLIFMLWGGYAKRKGRHIDTNRHLVLSSGHPSPLSANRGYWFGNRHFSTANNYLEKRKEAPIIW, from the coding sequence ATGGGGGTGAATATCCATCCGAGCTGGCTTGCTCAAATGAGCGATGAATTTGATAAAGCCTACTTCCGAGAGCTCACCGAATTTGTAAGGAGTGAATATCAGAAGTATCGCTGCTTTCCACCGGGAAAAGAGATCTTCTCGGCTTTTGATCATACACCCTTCGACCAGGTGAAGGTGGTCATACTTGGACAGGATCCTTACCACGGCCCCGGTCAGGCACACGGTCTGTGCTTTTCCGTTAGGGAAGGAGTTGTGCCGCCACCGTCCTTGGTCAACATTTACAAAGAGATCAAAGCCGACCTGGGTAAACTTCATTCCGACAATGGAGACCTCACCAATTGGGCGGACCAGGGGGTGTTGCTGCTTAATGCAACTCTTACTGTCAGGGCACATCAGGCGGGCAGTCATCAGAATAGAGGATGGGAACAGTTCACGGACCGGGTCATCTCCGAGCTATCGGCTAAGCGAGAGGGTCTGATCTTCATGCTCTGGGGTGGATATGCCAAAAGAAAAGGAAGGCATATAGATACTAATCGGCACCTGGTCCTTAGCAGTGGACATCCTTCACCGCTCAGTGCCAACAGGGGATACTGGTTCGGAAACCGGCATTTTAGTACGGCCAATAATTATTTGGAAAAAAGAAAAGAAGCACCAATTATCTGGTGA
- a CDS encoding substrate-binding domain-containing protein yields MKTMYIGGVPEHFNLPWYITLRDKAYAPLSINLRWKDFPGGTGAMCEALRNKEIDMAVILTEGIIRDIIHGNPSVIVQQYVGSSLQWGIHTAKDAPFTDLISLKGSRAAISRYGSGSHLMAYVNAMELNWDLNTDLQFELINSLDGALQALPGGTADYFMWEKYTTQPFVDQGIFKRIGVCPTPWPCFVIAVRKEVWQDQRSEVEGILKVINSCTEGFKAMPGIDQMISIRYQQQVEDVRRWLDETAWSSSQLSLEMVVKVQEVLLQAGLIDRRLAAEHFLSK; encoded by the coding sequence ATGAAGACCATGTACATAGGTGGAGTGCCGGAACATTTCAACTTACCCTGGTATATTACCCTTCGCGATAAGGCTTATGCTCCCTTGTCGATCAATCTGAGGTGGAAGGATTTCCCGGGTGGAACAGGCGCCATGTGCGAGGCTCTGAGAAATAAAGAGATCGATATGGCCGTGATCCTTACCGAAGGTATCATTCGGGATATCATTCATGGCAACCCAAGTGTGATCGTACAACAATATGTCGGTTCTTCCCTGCAATGGGGAATACACACAGCCAAAGACGCTCCTTTCACCGATCTGATATCGCTAAAAGGCAGCAGGGCGGCTATCAGCCGCTACGGTTCCGGTTCGCACCTTATGGCCTATGTGAACGCCATGGAATTGAATTGGGACTTAAACACCGACCTTCAATTCGAACTGATCAACAGTCTGGATGGGGCATTGCAGGCGTTGCCCGGAGGAACCGCTGATTATTTCATGTGGGAGAAGTATACTACTCAACCATTTGTTGATCAGGGAATCTTTAAGCGGATCGGGGTTTGCCCAACACCCTGGCCCTGTTTTGTAATAGCCGTTCGAAAAGAGGTATGGCAGGATCAGCGCTCTGAAGTGGAGGGAATACTTAAGGTCATTAATAGTTGCACGGAAGGTTTCAAAGCGATGCCGGGAATAGATCAGATGATATCCATACGGTACCAACAGCAAGTGGAGGATGTGCGAAGATGGTTGGATGAAACAGCATGGTCGTCCTCTCAACTTTCTTTGGAAATGGTAGTAAAGGTCCAGGAAGTTCTCCTGCAAGCTGGATTGATAGACCGAAGATTAGCTGCCGAGCATTTTTTGTCAAAATAA
- a CDS encoding nucleoside phosphorylase, whose amino-acid sequence MIRESELILNPDGSIYHLGLLPQDLAETVITVGDPDRVDQVSRHFDRIELKKENREFRTHTGVYKGKRISVISTGIGPDNIDIVINELDALVNIDFQKRVEKEKPMSLDLIRIGTCGGLQPELELDSLAYSSAALGFDNLLHYYRDKTEVMLAELLKDFEQQTAWGQSGIPLPYAVGSNIELATQLGLSSIQAGITATNVGFYAPQGRSLRLRPTDDRYLDRLKGFSFNGQKILNLEMETAAIYAMAGLLGHRAVSISVVLANRSSGAFSKDAPAAIDKMIRFTLDRLSNIEN is encoded by the coding sequence ATGATCAGGGAATCTGAACTCATACTCAATCCGGATGGCAGTATTTATCATCTAGGTCTATTGCCTCAGGATCTTGCAGAAACGGTTATTACTGTTGGAGATCCGGATCGGGTGGATCAGGTAAGCCGCCATTTTGACCGGATCGAGTTGAAGAAGGAAAACAGGGAGTTTCGTACCCATACCGGTGTATACAAAGGTAAACGCATTAGTGTGATCTCTACCGGGATCGGTCCAGACAATATCGATATTGTCATCAACGAACTGGACGCCCTTGTGAATATAGACTTTCAGAAGCGTGTTGAGAAAGAAAAGCCAATGTCGTTGGACCTGATCCGAATTGGTACCTGCGGGGGCTTGCAACCGGAGTTGGAGTTAGATAGCCTGGCATACAGTTCTGCCGCCTTGGGCTTCGATAATCTGTTGCATTATTACCGGGATAAGACGGAGGTCATGCTTGCTGAACTATTAAAGGATTTTGAGCAGCAAACCGCTTGGGGTCAATCCGGCATACCTCTTCCATATGCCGTGGGGAGTAACATCGAATTGGCAACACAGCTGGGACTATCCTCCATACAGGCGGGGATCACAGCTACCAATGTCGGATTTTATGCACCTCAAGGTCGATCTCTAAGGCTTAGGCCCACAGATGATAGGTATCTGGATCGACTTAAGGGTTTCAGTTTTAATGGACAGAAGATCCTAAACCTGGAGATGGAAACTGCGGCCATTTATGCCATGGCGGGGCTTTTGGGTCATAGGGCCGTTTCCATAAGTGTAGTTCTGGCCAACCGTTCTTCTGGAGCCTTTAGTAAGGATGCACCCGCGGCAATCGACAAAATGATCCGATTTACCCTGGACCGATTATCCAATATTGAAAATTGA
- a CDS encoding translation initiation factor — protein MDLGDQLKKLFPDHQSEEPDQKPTEATGLWISDEPLICRYEKRKGKPITIISGYDGNKQDFKDLTRQIQQLLGVGGSHKQEEIIIQGDYRDRIMDFLKDLGFKVKRVGG, from the coding sequence ATGGACCTGGGAGATCAACTCAAGAAACTTTTTCCAGATCATCAATCTGAAGAACCCGACCAAAAACCAACCGAGGCTACCGGCCTCTGGATCTCTGACGAACCTTTGATATGCCGTTACGAGAAGCGTAAAGGGAAACCCATCACTATTATTTCGGGTTACGATGGTAATAAACAGGACTTCAAAGACCTGACCCGACAGATCCAACAATTACTTGGTGTTGGGGGATCCCATAAGCAAGAAGAGATCATCATACAAGGTGATTATAGGGATCGTATCATGGATTTTTTAAAGGATCTGGGTTTTAAAGTGAAACGCGTTGGCGGATAA
- a CDS encoding isopenicillin N synthase family dioxygenase, with amino-acid sequence MNNIPSVDLSDFLSEDQGRKQSFVNHIGRAYEDIGFVSLKNHFLDDELVEDLYREVKAFFDLPLDRKRQYEDPEIAGQRGYVSFGKEHAKGKTQGDLKEFWHFGQEAAEDASLSETYPNNLLVKELPQFNDTGMQAYRMLEKTAIYVLRALALHIGLEETYFDSWVSGGNSILRPIHYPPIITEPDGAVRAGAHGDINLITLLMGASTGGLQVLRNDGEWIDAIPEADELVINVGDMLERLTNNRLRSTVHRVVNPPKEQWGTPRYSIPFFMHPRSDMPLNCLQECVDADHPKAYEDITAGEFLSQRLAEIGLKK; translated from the coding sequence ATGAATAATATTCCCAGCGTCGACCTTTCCGATTTCCTCAGTGAGGACCAAGGACGAAAGCAAAGCTTTGTGAATCATATCGGTCGGGCATACGAAGACATTGGCTTCGTCTCTCTGAAGAATCATTTTTTGGACGACGAGCTGGTAGAGGACCTTTACCGCGAGGTGAAGGCATTTTTTGATCTACCATTAGACCGAAAGCGGCAATACGAAGATCCGGAAATTGCCGGTCAGCGTGGGTATGTCTCCTTTGGGAAAGAACACGCCAAGGGCAAGACACAGGGAGACCTGAAGGAGTTCTGGCATTTTGGTCAAGAAGCCGCTGAAGACGCTAGCTTATCTGAGACTTATCCCAATAATTTGCTGGTCAAGGAACTACCTCAATTTAACGATACCGGAATGCAGGCTTATCGCATGCTGGAAAAAACAGCTATTTATGTGCTGCGCGCCCTGGCCTTGCACATCGGGCTGGAGGAAACTTATTTTGATTCCTGGGTCAGCGGTGGAAATAGCATACTACGACCCATCCATTATCCTCCGATCATTACCGAACCTGATGGTGCTGTGCGTGCTGGCGCTCATGGAGACATTAACCTGATCACCCTCCTGATGGGAGCATCTACCGGGGGACTCCAGGTGTTGCGAAATGATGGAGAGTGGATCGATGCCATTCCGGAAGCTGACGAATTGGTGATCAATGTAGGCGATATGTTGGAACGGTTGACGAATAACCGGCTGCGTTCTACGGTGCATCGTGTGGTCAATCCTCCCAAAGAGCAATGGGGTACGCCGCGTTATTCCATCCCATTCTTTATGCATCCTCGGTCTGATATGCCGCTCAACTGCCTGCAGGAATGCGTGGATGCCGATCATCCCAAGGCCTACGAAGATATCACAGCAGGCGAATTCTTGTCCCAACGACTGGCCGAGATCGGTCTAAAGAAATAA
- a CDS encoding alpha-ketoacid dehydrogenase subunit alpha/beta produces the protein MRTDTIPHLQYDYDRGDLTDETLLMLYERMLKPRMIEEKMLILLRQGKISKWFSGMGQEAIAVGVSSVMQEEEYILPMHRNLGVFTTRKVPLNRLFSQWQGKANGFTKGRDRSFHFGTQEYKIVGMISHLGPQFGVADGIGLGNLLKDNGQICAVFTGEGGTSEGDIHEALNVASVWNLPVLFCIENNGYGLSTPTYEQFRCEDLADRGAGYGMEAHIIEGNHILQVYTQLKEITESMRANPRPVMVEFKTFRMRGHEEASGTKYVPQELMDQWALKDPIENYAGYLRKEGILTEELEVQLKEAIIHEISENLEIAFNEPPIESSPQQEISDVYAPVAEIQVEPGNQTEEIRLIDAISQGLRQSMERHDKLVIMGQDIAEYGGVFKITQGFLEQFGRERIRNTPICESAIVEAAMGLSINGFKAVMEMQFADFVTSGFNPIVNYLAKTHYRWGQKADVVIRMPCGAGVGAGPFHSQTNEAWFTHTPGLKVVYPAFPYDATGLLNAAINDPNPVMFFEHKALYRSIRQEVPSDYYTLPIGKASLLREGNEISIITYGAGVHWALDYLDRNLEISADLLDLRTLSPLDEEAVFQSVRKTGKVVLLQEDSLFGGMASDLSALIAEHCFESLDGPIKRVASLETPVPFAGKLEEDYLPHARFEQAVKELLAY, from the coding sequence ATGAGAACCGACACCATACCCCATCTTCAATATGATTACGATAGGGGAGATCTGACCGACGAAACCTTGCTGATGCTCTATGAACGGATGCTCAAGCCCCGAATGATCGAGGAAAAGATGCTGATCCTGCTGAGACAAGGAAAGATATCTAAATGGTTTAGTGGAATGGGACAGGAAGCGATTGCTGTAGGCGTTAGTTCGGTGATGCAAGAAGAAGAATATATCCTTCCTATGCACCGTAATTTGGGTGTGTTCACCACGCGCAAGGTTCCGTTGAACCGATTGTTTTCACAATGGCAGGGAAAAGCCAACGGATTTACAAAAGGAAGAGATCGAAGTTTTCATTTCGGTACCCAGGAGTATAAAATCGTTGGAATGATCTCTCACCTGGGTCCACAATTCGGAGTTGCAGACGGAATTGGACTTGGAAATCTTTTAAAAGATAATGGTCAGATTTGTGCAGTCTTTACCGGGGAAGGAGGAACCAGTGAAGGAGATATCCATGAGGCACTGAACGTTGCCTCCGTTTGGAATCTGCCCGTGCTGTTTTGTATTGAGAATAACGGATATGGCCTCTCAACTCCTACATATGAGCAATTCCGTTGTGAGGACCTCGCAGACCGAGGTGCCGGTTATGGTATGGAGGCCCACATCATTGAAGGAAATCATATTCTGCAGGTCTACACTCAACTCAAGGAAATAACAGAAAGCATGCGAGCCAATCCCAGGCCGGTCATGGTCGAGTTTAAAACCTTCCGCATGCGAGGTCACGAGGAAGCCAGTGGGACCAAATACGTTCCTCAGGAACTGATGGACCAATGGGCCCTTAAGGATCCCATTGAAAATTATGCGGGCTATCTGCGAAAAGAAGGGATTTTAACGGAGGAATTAGAGGTTCAACTGAAAGAGGCTATCATTCACGAGATCAGCGAGAACCTGGAAATCGCTTTTAACGAACCCCCCATAGAATCCTCCCCACAGCAAGAGATTTCCGATGTCTATGCACCGGTAGCCGAGATACAGGTCGAACCGGGAAATCAGACGGAAGAGATCAGGCTGATCGACGCTATCTCCCAAGGACTGCGTCAGTCTATGGAGCGTCATGACAAGCTGGTGATCATGGGGCAGGACATTGCCGAATATGGTGGAGTTTTCAAGATAACCCAAGGATTTCTGGAGCAGTTCGGCCGGGAACGGATACGCAATACGCCTATCTGCGAATCGGCCATTGTTGAAGCTGCAATGGGACTGTCCATCAATGGGTTCAAGGCCGTCATGGAAATGCAATTTGCTGATTTTGTGACCTCAGGGTTCAATCCCATTGTGAATTACCTAGCCAAAACCCATTACCGCTGGGGACAAAAGGCCGATGTCGTCATCCGAATGCCATGTGGGGCTGGGGTAGGAGCAGGACCATTCCACAGCCAGACCAACGAGGCCTGGTTTACCCATACTCCGGGGTTGAAAGTAGTTTACCCGGCCTTTCCATACGATGCCACTGGATTGCTGAATGCCGCTATCAACGACCCCAATCCGGTTATGTTCTTTGAGCATAAAGCGCTGTACCGCAGCATCCGTCAGGAGGTACCTTCAGATTATTACACCTTGCCAATTGGCAAGGCTAGCTTGCTAAGGGAAGGAAATGAGATTTCCATTATAACCTATGGAGCCGGCGTGCACTGGGCGCTGGACTACCTGGACAGAAATCTGGAAATATCTGCCGACCTCCTGGATCTTCGCACCTTATCACCTCTGGATGAAGAGGCTGTATTCCAATCTGTCCGTAAAACCGGGAAGGTAGTGCTGTTACAGGAAGATAGTTTGTTTGGGGGTATGGCCTCTGATCTTTCTGCCCTGATCGCCGAGCATTGTTTCGAGTCGCTGGATGGACCCATCAAACGGGTGGCCAGCCTTGAGACACCGGTGCCCTTTGCCGGTAAACTGGAGGAGGACTACCTGCCTCATGCCAGATTTGAGCAGGCAGTAAAGGAATTGCTGGCCTACTGA
- a CDS encoding NAD(P)/FAD-dependent oxidoreductase encodes MLSSRHYDIVIIGGGLAGLTCALNLSKGGKRIALLEKYPYPRHKVCGEYVSNEILPYLRSLGTDPFAIGAVPIDQFRMTSPGSQAIQTRLPLGGFGISRFRLDNYLYELLQSRIDFFFGTINSIEKEDTRYLIRSSGGLIWETELLIGAYGKRSNLDKELKRNFIGQHSPWLGVKGHYLFDHPSNRVDLHHFKGGYCGISKVEEGIVNACYLVNYSVFKAFGSTDHFQNEIMGQNEELKRFLDEAKPVFDKPMTIAQISFQAKEPVVKGIPMIGDSAGLIHPLCGNGMAMAIHSSKILADLVHEGLAGTDLHRAYGVSWKRAFGNRLRAGRYLQRLLLNPQTNQLAIKLARKIPGLVPAVVRKTHGEVIVA; translated from the coding sequence ATGCTTTCTTCCCGCCATTACGATATCGTGATCATTGGAGGTGGTCTTGCCGGTCTGACCTGTGCGCTCAATCTGAGTAAAGGAGGGAAGCGGATCGCTCTATTGGAGAAGTATCCTTACCCCAGGCACAAGGTATGTGGCGAATATGTGTCCAATGAGATTTTGCCTTACCTGAGATCACTTGGTACAGATCCTTTTGCCATAGGTGCTGTCCCTATCGATCAATTCAGAATGACATCTCCCGGTTCTCAGGCAATTCAGACCCGATTACCTTTGGGCGGGTTTGGTATCTCTCGATTTCGGTTGGACAATTATCTGTACGAGTTGCTCCAATCCAGGATCGACTTCTTTTTTGGAACCATCAATTCGATAGAAAAGGAAGATACTCGATACCTGATCCGGTCATCTGGTGGTTTAATCTGGGAAACCGAACTATTGATCGGGGCTTATGGTAAGCGCTCCAATCTGGATAAAGAATTAAAGCGAAACTTCATTGGTCAACATTCCCCATGGTTGGGAGTGAAGGGGCACTACCTATTTGATCATCCATCGAACCGTGTGGATCTGCATCATTTTAAAGGTGGTTATTGTGGTATATCCAAAGTGGAAGAGGGGATTGTCAATGCCTGTTATTTGGTCAATTACTCAGTCTTTAAGGCCTTCGGCAGTACTGATCATTTCCAGAATGAGATAATGGGACAAAATGAGGAACTTAAACGGTTCTTAGACGAAGCCAAGCCCGTATTTGATAAACCCATGACCATAGCCCAGATCAGTTTTCAAGCCAAAGAACCTGTGGTGAAGGGAATACCAATGATAGGAGACAGCGCTGGTCTTATTCATCCGCTCTGTGGCAACGGCATGGCCATGGCCATACATAGCAGTAAGATACTGGCAGACCTTGTACATGAAGGTCTGGCTGGTACGGATCTTCATCGGGCCTATGGGGTTTCCTGGAAGAGAGCCTTTGGCAATCGTCTGAGAGCAGGTAGATACCTGCAACGCCTTCTTCTCAATCCTCAAACAAATCAATTAGCGATCAAATTGGCCCGAAAAATTCCGGGTCTTGTGCCTGCCGTGGTCCGAAAAACACATGGGGAGGTGATAGTAGCATGA